The Desulfovibrio sp. UIB00 genome has a window encoding:
- a CDS encoding outer membrane lipoprotein carrier protein LolA, which produces MRSSVGLLLLAGFIMAFTVLSTFAVAQEQPLASAEALLDAAAKQSAGIASLSADFVQEKSMAVLARPMTSQGYFCLRRGANAANAPARAASRDDKGFETADSLLWAYTRPLASGFIYKNGKGALWEGSPEATRPANERESTVITAIIRNVLDWISIDPAALRATYRLERPQADKPMLLLYPLRQSFFASIEVTFADDLRSVRQLTFAERNGDTVRIAFKQTRVNEALPAPCAVLEVAGSGGQ; this is translated from the coding sequence ATGCGTTCATCTGTGGGTCTGTTGCTCTTGGCTGGGTTTATTATGGCTTTTACCGTGCTGTCCACTTTTGCGGTTGCGCAGGAGCAGCCGCTTGCAAGCGCCGAGGCTCTGCTGGATGCTGCCGCAAAGCAAAGTGCTGGCATTGCCAGCCTGAGCGCTGATTTTGTGCAGGAAAAATCCATGGCCGTTTTGGCCCGCCCCATGACCTCGCAAGGCTATTTTTGCCTGCGCCGTGGCGCCAATGCTGCCAATGCCCCGGCGCGTGCCGCCAGTAGGGATGACAAGGGCTTTGAAACCGCCGACAGCCTGCTTTGGGCGTATACTCGTCCTCTTGCCTCTGGCTTCATTTACAAGAATGGAAAGGGCGCTCTGTGGGAAGGCTCACCGGAAGCAACGCGCCCTGCCAATGAGCGGGAATCCACTGTTATTACAGCGATAATCCGGAATGTTCTGGACTGGATCAGCATTGACCCTGCGGCTCTGCGCGCCACCTACAGGCTTGAGCGCCCGCAGGCCGACAAACCCATGCTGCTGCTGTATCCCCTTCGTCAGTCTTTTTTTGCAAGCATTGAAGTAACCTTCGCCGATGATCTCAGAAGTGTACGCCAGTTGACCTTTGCGGAACGTAACGGCGATACGGTGCGTATTGCCTTTAAACAAACTCGGGTCAACGAGGCCTTGCCAGCGCCCTGCGCCGTGCTTGAGGTAGCGGGGAGCGGTGGTCAGTAG
- a CDS encoding acyl-CoA thioesterase: MSLHRASRPRRRSAPEVPSLCVSVQRTVRFEEVDAVRFMWHGRYASWLEDGREAMGRAYGISYLDFRDNGVVVPLKLFHLDFHHPLLYGQAYTIHAELFWNEAAVLDFEYRIEDAAGLVTTTASTTQLMLDLDGKLLMEPPLFYREFCAQWRQGKVVCRQ, from the coding sequence ATGAGCCTGCACCGCGCTTCACGTCCTCGCCGTCGCAGCGCGCCGGAGGTGCCTTCTCTCTGCGTCAGCGTTCAGCGCACGGTGCGCTTTGAAGAGGTGGACGCCGTGCGCTTCATGTGGCATGGCCGCTATGCCAGCTGGCTTGAGGATGGCCGGGAGGCCATGGGCCGTGCCTATGGTATCAGCTATCTCGATTTTCGTGATAATGGCGTTGTTGTACCGCTCAAGCTTTTTCATCTGGATTTTCACCACCCGCTGCTCTACGGCCAGGCATACACCATCCACGCGGAGCTGTTCTGGAATGAGGCTGCAGTGCTGGATTTTGAATACCGCATTGAAGATGCGGCAGGCCTTGTGACCACCACCGCCAGCACAACCCAGCTCATGCTCGATCTGGATGGCAAACTGCTTATGGAGCCGCCACTCTTTTACCGTGAATTCTGCGCCCAGTGGCGTCAGGGCAAGGTCGTATGCCGCCAGTAA
- a CDS encoding DUF2062 domain-containing protein has protein sequence MPPVIAVVIPVYNHRESLRDVVQRAQNQCSTVIVVDDGSTDGSADSLEGLPITLVRLPRNGGKGAALLAGAAEAARLGATYMITLDADGQHYPEDIPFFLQAIAQHPGAIIVGCRDFNVPHVPGSSRFGRAFSAFWMRVQTGERVRDMQSGFRAYPLRVLDCLKFTEPGYAFEVEVLVRAAWAGFDVREIDIRVYYPPREERVSHFKALKDNIRISLLNTRLTIRALVPVPFRQHSVDGQGRISLLRPMDSLRRLLADRATPWQLGRSAAVAIAVSTLPLPGLQSILLLLCIGWLRLNRLCALAMIPLTWPPFVPGLGVLLGYRLRNGRWLTEFSVQTLGYEAPQRILDWFVGALVLAPLLGLLAGAVVAALAYLAARGMTRMRQGGGKGSDLAD, from the coding sequence ATGCCGCCAGTAATCGCCGTGGTCATTCCGGTGTACAACCACCGTGAAAGCCTGCGCGATGTGGTGCAGCGCGCCCAGAACCAGTGCAGCACGGTCATTGTGGTGGACGATGGCTCCACAGATGGCAGTGCTGACAGCCTGGAAGGCCTGCCCATCACGCTTGTGCGTCTGCCCCGCAACGGCGGCAAGGGCGCGGCCCTGCTGGCTGGCGCGGCGGAAGCCGCACGGCTTGGCGCAACGTACATGATTACGCTGGATGCCGATGGGCAGCACTACCCGGAGGATATCCCCTTTTTTTTGCAGGCCATTGCGCAGCACCCCGGCGCAATTATTGTAGGCTGCCGCGATTTCAACGTGCCGCACGTACCAGGCTCGTCCCGTTTTGGCAGGGCGTTTTCCGCCTTCTGGATGCGCGTGCAGACAGGGGAGCGGGTGCGCGACATGCAGAGCGGCTTCCGCGCCTATCCCTTGCGTGTGCTGGATTGCCTGAAATTCACGGAGCCGGGCTACGCCTTTGAGGTTGAAGTGCTGGTGCGCGCCGCATGGGCCGGATTTGACGTGCGCGAAATTGACATTCGGGTGTATTATCCGCCGAGGGAAGAGCGCGTTTCGCATTTCAAGGCGCTCAAGGACAATATCCGTATTTCTCTGCTGAACACGCGGCTGACCATTCGCGCTCTTGTGCCTGTGCCTTTTCGGCAGCACAGCGTGGACGGGCAGGGCCGCATATCCTTGCTGCGCCCCATGGATTCCCTGCGCCGCCTGCTTGCAGACAGGGCCACACCGTGGCAATTGGGGCGTTCCGCTGCTGTTGCCATAGCTGTTTCCACACTGCCTTTGCCGGGTTTGCAGAGCATTCTGCTCCTGTTGTGCATTGGCTGGCTGCGGTTGAACAGGCTTTGCGCGCTGGCAATGATCCCGCTCACGTGGCCCCCATTTGTGCCGGGCCTTGGGGTTTTGCTTGGTTACAGGCTGCGCAATGGCAGATGGCTGACGGAATTTTCTGTGCAGACCCTCGGCTATGAAGCTCCCCAGCGCATACTCGACTGGTTTGTGGGCGCGCTTGTTCTTGCCCCTCTGCTTGGTCTGCTGGCAGGGGCCGTAGTGGCCGCGCTGGCCTATCTTGCGGCGCGCGGCATGACGCGCATGCGGCAGGGGGGCGGCAAAGGGAGCGACCTTGCAGACTAA
- a CDS encoding lysophospholipid acyltransferase family protein, with product MQTKRPITAVLGSRLQYGFFEVLVRCRMVFAARMVLAFVVLYYAMLPHVRQRCAAYIGRRFPRAGAWSRFVHAYRLYLNFGQVLLDRMIAGVTGRFPFCETDQYVRQRFAEAGANPYGCIVLTAHIGAWQVGIAGLEQFDRPVNVVQLHNPEDQGKHYFQHGRGRPFKIIDSADPVGSMVEAAAALRRGEVVCLMGDRLHGTRQSGQGVEVMFMGGSIRIPASAYALASITGAELLILFTVREKGVTRVFMAERLAVSAGLPRRDVSVFQPYAQQFAAAMETVVERHPYQFFNFYDMWSQ from the coding sequence TTGCAGACTAAACGCCCCATAACAGCTGTGCTTGGCTCCCGACTTCAATACGGTTTTTTTGAGGTTCTGGTGCGTTGCAGGATGGTCTTTGCAGCGCGAATGGTACTGGCCTTTGTTGTTCTGTACTATGCCATGCTGCCCCATGTGCGCCAGCGCTGCGCGGCCTATATTGGCCGCCGCTTCCCCCGCGCCGGAGCCTGGAGCAGGTTTGTGCATGCCTACCGCCTGTATCTGAATTTCGGGCAGGTGCTGCTGGACAGGATGATTGCCGGGGTCACAGGGCGGTTTCCTTTTTGCGAAACTGACCAGTATGTGCGGCAGCGATTTGCAGAGGCAGGGGCCAACCCGTATGGCTGCATTGTGCTGACGGCCCACATTGGCGCATGGCAGGTGGGGATTGCGGGGCTGGAGCAGTTTGACCGCCCGGTGAACGTGGTGCAGTTGCACAATCCTGAGGATCAGGGCAAACACTACTTCCAGCACGGCAGGGGCAGGCCTTTCAAGATCATTGATTCGGCGGACCCTGTGGGTTCCATGGTCGAGGCTGCGGCAGCGCTGCGGCGCGGCGAGGTTGTCTGCCTCATGGGCGACAGGTTGCACGGCACGCGGCAATCCGGGCAGGGCGTTGAGGTCATGTTTATGGGGGGGAGCATCCGCATCCCTGCCAGCGCCTATGCACTGGCTTCCATTACGGGGGCGGAACTGCTCATACTCTTTACCGTGCGGGAAAAAGGCGTCACCAGAGTTTTTATGGCGGAGCGGCTGGCGGTGTCCGCTGGTTTGCCGCGCCGTGATGTTTCTGTTTTTCAGCCGTATGCGCAACAGTTTGCCGCAGCAATGGAAACCGTTGTGGAACGGCACCCGTACCAGTTCTTTAATTTTTACGATATGTGGTCGCAATGA